The nucleotide window TCATTATATGATTTACCACACTTTTTTAAAGCGTTGGAAAGTGCTTTCTCGGACTCCCCCCAACCGTATACCTCAGCGGTGTCAAACCAATTTATACCCCCCTTTAAGCTTTCTTCAACAATTCTCGCTATTCCATTATCATCTAACATTCCCCAATACTTCCCTGATAGACCCCTCCTCTTACTAAACTGCCAACACCCAAGCCCAATGGGGGAGACCATCAGTCCAGAATATCCAAGTTTTCTTAAAGCCACTTCAGTTTCCAAGTAACTAACAATCTACAATCTTAAAAGGTATTAACAAATCTTAATCCCAAATTACAATCGGTCTTGATTAGTTAGTCTTTCGACTAATTAGCATTCGGTGTTCCAATTTCCCCTTCTCGTCTTCCTTTTCAAAGTGCTTTTTAGCACACCCAAGAAGGACTCCCGGTCGATCTCTCCTGCTCCAAGACTTTTCATGTGATTTGTCGCAATTTGAGAATCAATGAAATCAAATCCCCACAATTTCAATTTTTCCACTAGGTGATATAAAGCAACCTTCGAAGCATTGCTCATCAAGTGAAACATAGACTCCCCGAAAAAGGCACCACCCAAAGAAACTCCATATAATCCCCCAACAAGCTTGTCTTGGTAAAACGTCTCTACTGAATGAGCAAAGCCCTCATTGTGCATTAGTATATATGCATCAATCATATCATTCGTAATCCATGTTGCATCCTGATTTTTCCGGCTAACAGTGGCACATTTAATTATTGCCTCTTCAAAGCAGGTATCGAATCTCACTTCAAAAACTCCTGAATTTATAACCCTTCTCAAGCTTCTGGAAACTCTTAATTGATCGGGGAACATTATTAAACGCGGATCAGGTGAAAACCACAAAATCGGATATCCCTCAGAATACCATGGGAAAATGCCATTTTGATAAGCTAATATCAAACGCTCAATTCTCAAGTCACCCCCAACTGCGACCAAACCATCAGACTCAGCACATCTAGGGTCCGGGAATACTAATGAATTATTAAGAAAAAAAACAGTCATTAATATGTTGATAACGTAGGGTCAGTACATGTATTGACCCTACCATTTGATTGCGGATTAGAATCAATATTGGCATTGTCAAAGCCTTTATCGATCCGTATGACCTAGGTCTTTTCCTGGAGCAACATGATCCCTCACCAACTGTTTTAACTCCTTTATATCTGGAAATCGCCCCCGCTCTTTGCGAGACCAGATCGTTGTCTGATTTACTCTAACTTCAAATATTCCCCCGGTTCCCGGTATTAGAGAAACACCTCTCAGATCCATCTCGAAAGTCGACAGAAGCTCTTGTGCCATCCATGTCGCTCTTAACAACCATCGACACTGGGTGCAATATTCGATCTCGACCAATTTTGGATTTTTCATTGCCAAGCGACTCCAAATTCCTAAGTGTCAAATTTTCTTTAAAAATCAAACATTATTACACTCGGTTAGAATTTAATGTATCTGAAGTTAATTCATTTTATATTACCTTGAATTTCAAAATGCAAACGGCCCTAGTAAAGATGAATAATGCATAATGCGTAATTAATCAATCATAGAAATATAATAATTTCTTCACAAAGAATCAAAGAAGATTAGTATATAGCAAGAAATTTCTTTCAGTCTCTGCTGAGACCCGTTAAAAACTCAAAAAATAAATATTAAAAAACCTAGGCGATAGGAGGAGAAAATGAGAAATTTAATTTTGCTGGCAAGCATATTTGCGGAAGAGAAAAAGTAACATTTACTTACGCCTCCTGGAGGTTACTACCTCCAGGAGGGCTATGTCGGTAATTTTATAACAAACAGTTGTCTTGCTTAACTAGAACTCACTTTAACCTTATCAGTTCAAATGCCTTTTTTGCTTCGGATATAAATCCCTTTACGAGTTCCCCAGATTTACGTCCGTCTTTTAGTTCTACACCCGTATGGACATCAACTCCCGACGGTCTGACCCCCATAATAGCACTGTGAACATTATCTGGGTTTAGCCCTCCTGCTAAAATTACGGGCCTTGGTGATATCTCAACAAGTTTTCGGCTGATATCCCAATTATGTGTCTTACCGGTTGCTCCATACGCACCAGTACTCGGATCATATGTGTCAGTAATAAAAGCGTCAATATGAGGACTAAAACTTTTCAATTTTGTTTCTAATTCCAGCATATTATCAGCTCGTACAACCAAGCTTTTTATAATTAAAAGATTTGATGCGATTCTCCTTAATTTTGAAAGCTGAGACTCATCGATCTCACCATGGACTTGAACAATATTAGTTCCAAGAAACCTGCAGAGCTCTGAAATATCTATAGCATCTCTCAGATATGTGATTAATACTCCATTTACTGCAGTGGGTAAATTTCGGATAATATTTGCTGTCATATACTCGGAAAGATCTTCTTCATTGGATGAAAGCTTGAGTGGAAATCCTATAAACTTTACACCACACTCGATAAGCATCCTTGCTTCTTCTTCATCAATGACACCGGCAATCTGGATATAGTCCTTAAACATCTCCATATCAAAATCATATTGGCTGCAAACATATAACAGGTAGATCTGCCGCTAAATTTTCAAAACTTGTCTTCGTAATTCCCAAATCCACCCCGAGAATTCTCTTTGAAAGAATTCGAAAGGCCTTAGGGTGTTGATAAGCGTATTTTGAAATCACACTCTCAGCATGCTCAGACGTCATTTGAAACGCTATTGCTTCAAACCTCTTACCGCCGACATTGACGACAACTTCAGGGTTTTTCTGAATATTCATAAACCAGTCAGATTTATCTCCCCAACCCGATAAAATATAATATTCACCAGAAGTTTTGTTATGGTAAAGTACCTCCAATACCACTTGGCGCTTGAGTCCGCTCTTACGCCCTATGTTTGTCAACATTAAGAATCGACCGCCAAATAGCCAACCCAATCCGATTTTGTAAAGTAGTATTGGAAAACGAAAGATAAGACGTAATAGACGGCTCGGTCTTTTCCCAATTTTCTCACCCAGATTAGACATGACTTTCAGACACCTAAAATTTTTCCACCCATGGACGCAACTCAACATTGAACGACCAACTGGTTCGATGCCGCGTATGGACCTGATAGTATGTTTCAGCGATGGCATCGGGATCCAATTTGCTATCTTTCGAGTCACGCCCTATAACACCATCGATAACGAAATGGGCAACATGAATGCCCCTAGGCTGTAGCTCTCGAGCCATACTTTCAGCTAGACCTAACAAACCAAATTTTCCAACGGCAAACGCTGCTGAACTTGGGAAGCCTTTAATACTCGCAGTAGCACCGGTGAAGAAGATGCTGCCTTTTCCTCTGGGAATCATGTATTTCGCGGCCTCCCAACCCACAAGAAATCCTCCATAACATGAAAGCTTCCAGGCATTTATAAACTCTTCAGAAGAGATTTCAAGGACTGGCTTTCTAATCCTTAGGCTAGCATTGTATACGGCGATACTGATAGGCCCGAGTTCTTTTTCTGTCCTTGCAAATAACTTTTTAACACTCGATTCCGTAGTCGCATGCGCTCTAATTGCAATCGCATTTGTACCAAGAGATTCAATCTCACTAACAAGAGGTAACAGCTTTTCACGGTTTCGAGCAACCAGCGATACTGAGAATCCTGACTCTGCAAAGCGTTTTGCTAAAGACGTCCCAAGCCCGGAACCTACACCAACTATGACCACACTTTCATTGTGCATGCTTTGAATCCGTATTTATAAATTAAAGCCACTTGAACCTAAAAGCGATCCAAAAACCTTAACAATACCCATGCAACCTAGAGAAGCCACTTAATGGTGTGACCTTTGTGCATCCATTTCACCATGCTAATATGTCACACCATTCATAAACTTTCAAGCTAACCATTGGAACTGGTTAATACATAGGATTTATTTAACTAGCGAATTCTCTGTAACCCGCTTCAAGGTTTCCGCTGTCATTTGCTGCGAGCCACGCCACGCAATCTCCTAAATAACATGTAAAATTGAGATTATCAATCCGCCAGCAAGACTGGCGGGCTACCCCATGAGCTTTTAGACAACTTCTCCCTTCGGGTAGGTCACGAGTCTTGCTCGTGACAGAAACTAGTGCGCCGGTCACTATTTAACTGGACGCGGAACACAAAACTTGTTAGTATTAAGCCTGAAGATCGTTTGGAGGATAAACCTATGATAATTCAATTTCTCAAACTACCATTTATGTCAGCCTTATTTTTGGTCTTATTGTCCTTCGGATTAAACATTACAACCTTAGATACCTTAGCTTGCGGTAAGATAGAACCATGCAAAAACCTTGTCGCACAAATCGATCCAGTGGAATCACAACCGATTGAGCCAGAAACCGAATCACTGGATTCCGTCTCTGAAACAGCGGAAGAAGCCTCAGAGCCAATTGGAGAAGAAATAGAGCCTACGGAACCCCTCGACTCTGTTTCCGAAACGGCAGGAGAAGCAACTGAGTCAGTTAATTCATTGACGGAACCTACCGAATCGCTCGGATCAGTCTCAGAAACCGATGACGAGGCTTCAGAACCAATAGGGGC belongs to Thermodesulfobacteriota bacterium and includes:
- a CDS encoding SelT/SelW/SelH family protein — protein: MKNPKLVEIEYCTQCRWLLRATWMAQELLSTFEMDLRGVSLIPGTGGIFEVRVNQTTIWSRKERGRFPDIKELKQLVRDHVAPGKDLGHTDR
- a CDS encoding SDR family NAD(P)-dependent oxidoreductase; amino-acid sequence: MHNESVVIVGVGSGLGTSLAKRFAESGFSVSLVARNREKLLPLVSEIESLGTNAIAIRAHATTESSVKKLFARTEKELGPISIAVYNASLRIRKPVLEISSEEFINAWKLSCYGGFLVGWEAAKYMIPRGKGSIFFTGATASIKGFPSSAAFAVGKFGLLGLAESMARELQPRGIHVAHFVIDGVIGRDSKDSKLDPDAIAETYYQVHTRHRTSWSFNVELRPWVEKF
- a CDS encoding phosphoribosylanthranilate isomerase, whose product is MFKDYIQIAGVIDEEEARMLIECGVKFIGFPLKLSSNEEDLSEYMTANIIRNLPTAVNGVLITYLRDAIDISELCRFLGTNIVQVHGEIDESQLSKLRRIASNLLIIKSLVVRADNMLELETKLKSFSPHIDAFITDTYDPSTGAYGATGKTHNWDISRKLVEISPRPVILAGGLNPDNVHSAIMGVRPSGVDVHTGVELKDGRKSGELVKGFISEAKKAFELIRLK
- a CDS encoding nitroreductase family deazaflavin-dependent oxidoreductase, producing MPSLKHTIRSIRGIEPVGRSMLSCVHGWKNFRCLKVMSNLGEKIGKRPSRLLRLIFRFPILLYKIGLGWLFGGRFLMLTNIGRKSGLKRQVVLEVLYHNKTSGEYYILSGWGDKSDWFMNIQKNPEVVVNVGGKRFEAIAFQMTSEHAESVISKYAYQHPKAFRILSKRILGVDLGITKTSFENLAADLPVICLQPI
- the aat gene encoding leucyl/phenylalanyl-tRNA--protein transferase, which gives rise to MTVFFLNNSLVFPDPRCAESDGLVAVGGDLRIERLILAYQNGIFPWYSEGYPILWFSPDPRLIMFPDQLRVSRSLRRVINSGVFEVRFDTCFEEAIIKCATVSRKNQDATWITNDMIDAYILMHNEGFAHSVETFYQDKLVGGLYGVSLGGAFFGESMFHLMSNASKVALYHLVEKLKLWGFDFIDSQIATNHMKSLGAGEIDRESFLGVLKSTLKRKTRRGNWNTEC